TGTCGCTTCCGTCAATCGTCGACCGCAAGAGGCGTTCATGGAGCGGCGGATTTCCTTATATTCCAACAAAACCCGTACTGTTATGCGACACGTAATAACAGTACGGGTTTTCTGTGTTACTGTTATATATAACAGCTAAACAGTTTGCATCTAACTGTTCAGCCGGGAGATATATCACCTACGAAACATACAGAAACAGAGGCACAGATTGAAGCTGATCATCTCATCCGTGTCCGGAGAACCGATTTACGAACAGATCAAGAACCAGATCAGGTCCGCGATCATGTCGGGTGAGCTTACAGCAGGCGAGGCGCTTCCCTCACTACGCAAGCTCGCCAAGGAACTGCGCGTCAGCGTGCTCACCGTGACCAGAGCGTATAACGAACTGGCCGACGAGGGGCTCGTGGAGAATGTGCAGGGCAAAGGCACATTCGTGATGGAACGAGGCAACGAACTCATGAAGGAACGTGCGCGTGAACGCATCATGGACAAGCTCCGTGAAGTTTCCATCGAGGCCAAAGCCGCCGACATTAGCCTACTTGATCTGCTTGGCATGTTCGAGAAAGCGTACAGGGAACAATCATGAACGATTCCTCACTCCCCCAAGGAACGCGGCCAACCTTGGCCTTGAGCGTAACCGGATTGACGAAGCATTATGATTCCGGCTTCACATTGGATGACGTGACCTTCGACCTGCCGTCCGGCTACATCATGGGTCTGGTCGGTCCGAACGGAGCCGGCAAATCCACGTTGATCAAACTGATCCTCAATATGACCGCGCGAGACGCGGGACGAATCGAAGTGCTCGGCCTTGACGCGATGGCCGATGAGGAGCGGGCCAAAGAGCAGCTGGGCGTAGTGCTCGACAGCAGCTATTTCATCGAATACATGACGGTCGACGCGGTGGAACGGACAAGCAGCCCAATGTACCCGCTGTGGGACCACAATCTGTTCGACGCATATCTCAGACGGTTCGGACTCGGACGGAACAAGAAGATCAAGGATCTGTCGCGCGGCATGCAGATGAAGCTCATGCTCGCCGTGGCGTTGAGCCACGATGCGAAACTGCTGATTCTCGACGAGCCGACCAGCGGTCTGGACGTACTGTCCCGCGACGAGCTCATGGACATCCTGTCCGATTATGTTGCGGATGGCGGACACAGCGTAATCTTCTCCACGCATATCACCGCCGATTTGGAGCGTTGCGCGGATTTCCTCGCGTATATAACGAACGGCATGCTGTATTACAGCGGGCCGAAAGACGAGTTCGAAGACGCGTTCCGCCTGGTCAAGGGCGGTCCGGATGAGCTTACGGATGGTCTACAGCGGGCAATGGTCGGCATCCGCACATACGCAACCGGCTTCGACGCGTTGGTCCGCACGCAGGACATCCCACACATCGGCGGCACCGACGGTCTCCTGACACAGCATGCTTCGATTGAGGATGTGATCAGACTGACCAACGCCGCGGCACATACGGCAATCGGCAATACCAACAAAGGAGACGTACGATGAACACGACAGCGAACGCGGACGCCATGACCGCCATCCTTAGGCAGATTTCCTTGGACTGGAACCGCACCATCAGCTACGGGCGGTCGTACATAGCCATCTTCTTCGCGTACGTTCCAGGCTTCACATGCCTGATGGCGGCCACAGGGTCCACTCTCGACAGCGTTGCGGGAGCCGCCATCGGCGGGGCGGCCTCCGGCTTCCTGATGCTTAATATCACCCTGTTCTCCTATGAACAAATGAACAACCATCATTGGATGAACGGCATCGTGCCCATCAACCGCAACCACCAGATCCTCGGACGATTCGCATTCCTTATCGCCTGCGATCTGGTGGCGGGATTGGAAGTGGCCGCCAGCATCGCCTGCGCCGGCACCATCATGCACGAGCCAGTTAAAGTGACGGATGCGATCGACTTCGCCGCGATGACCGTGCTGACCCTCGTGCTGCTCAACGCCATCGTGCAGCCGTTCCTGTACCGGTTCTCCCCTTATCGCGCCATGGCCGCCATTATTCTGAGCATCGGCGTGATCGTGGGCACGGTCATCGGACTGCGCAAGGCATTGCCGGAATTCGAAAAGACCGTCGAACAGCTGGCCGAAGCGATCAGCCGGCACCAAGCCATTGCATTAGCGACATTCTTGATCATCGACGTACTCGCCTTGGTGTTCTCCAGCAAGATATCGCTGCATATTTACGGTAGCAAGGACATCTGAACCGAGCCAGCCGGTAGACTCTTATGGAACGTATTTGGGGTCTTCCGAATCAACGGAAAGCCCCAAATGCATATATCCCCGCACGACGCCGGTTCCTACAATACGGCAGGCGCGTCATGGAAGTCGAACATGACACCATCCGCCAGACCGCAAATAGCCGGCCAATCGGCATCGGACGAATCGTCGTGCATGGCCCATACCTTCATGCCAACCGACTTGGCGGAACGCATGCCGATCAGCAAATCCTCGAACACGGTGCACTCCCCCGGCTCGACTCCGAGGCGAGATGCAGCCAACAGATACACGTCCGGCTGGTCTTTGCCGACGTCGCCGGCATCATCGACACTGACCACTTCATCGAAGTAGTCGAAAATGCCAACATGCTTCATCGCCGGCTCTCTCAGCATCGGCGGCAGCGATGTGGCAACGGCAAGTTTCGCTCCACTCTCTTTCAATTGAGCGAGATATTCACGTGCATACGGTTTAGCTTCGACCACTGTGGCATACATGACGCGGGCCATATGATCCCACTCATCCATCAGCTCTTCGGGAGTGTCGGTAAGGCTGAAACGCGCAATCGTATATTCGGCGATCTGGCGGAATTGCATGGCCGCGACTTTCGTCATGTAATCGTCCGGCACGTCAATGCCTCGTTTTGAAAGAAAATCGATGTCAACCTGATCCCAAACGCCCATGGAATCAAGCAGCGTGCCGTCAAGATCGAAAATGGCGCCCTTGCCTTGATTGCCTGCCATCGATATCCTCCTTTATTATTGTGCATCTTACGTTAATCGAGAACCGATGATTTGAGCAGTTCTTCGGCATGTTCCAGCGACGCTTCGCTTTCACTGCCGGAGAGCATACGGGCGATTTCGTGCACACGCGCCTCCCCACGCACTTGATTGATGGTGGTGGCGATTGATCCGTCATCCATTTCACCTTTGGCGACCACGTACTGTTCGTCCGCCCAGGATGCGACCTGTGGCAGATGGGTGACGACAATGACCTGCGCGGATTGAGCGAGTTTCGCCAATCGCGCGCCAAGCTCCACCGCGGTTTTGCCACCGACGCCTGCGTCGACCTCGTCGAAAATGAACGTCATGGGAGGTACGGAACCGCCCGCCACCACATGTTTTTCCGCCGCAACGAGTTCAAGCGCGAGCATGAGCCGGCTCAGCTCGCCGCCGGACGCGCTTTTGCCCATCGGCATTTGCGGCGAACCCGGGAACGGCGTGAACAGAAAATCGATGCCGTCAGCGCCGGAAGCGTCCAAATGTTCACGTTCCGATACACGGATCTCTAGTTTCGATCCGCTCATGGCAAGAGATTCGAGTTCCGCAGTGACTTTGGCGGCAAGTTCCTTCGCGGCGGCGGCACGTCTTTTGCTTACCGCACGCGCCGCCTTCAACGCCTCACCGAACAGTTTTTCACGTTCCGCCTGCAATTGACTAACTTTTTCCGGAGACGCGTCCAGATCCTCCAAGTCGAACACCGCTTGATCTCGCCACGCGATCACGTCCGACAATTCCGGGCCCCAACGACGAACCAATTCGTCAAGCTCATGGATCCGCCCGTTGATGGCGTCCAAGTCTTCCATGCCGAGATCATTGTCGACTTCGCCCGACAAGGTGAACACCACATCAGACAAATCAGTGCTGATGGAATCAAGCCGATCGGCCAGTTCCGAAAACACGCCGTCCACATGAATGGCGCGAAGCGCTTGCGACGCGCGATCAATCAGATCGGTGGCGCTGGATGATTCAACATCGTCAACAACCTGCGAAGCATCCAACGCGCTCAACGCACGGTTCACCCCTTCGGCGATCTCGGCCGCGTTCTCAATGCGATCACGCCGGGCACGCAACTCGGCCATCTCCCCCGGCTGCGGATCGATGCGGTTGATTCGTTCGATGGACTCGCGCAGGTAATCCGCCTGCTGGCGCATGGACGACTCCTGGCTCGACAATCGCTCCAACCGCTCATCCATGGCACGAAGCGCATTCCAAGCCTTGCCGTATGCGACCAACGCCACATCATCGCCGGCATAGCGGTCCAAAAACTCACGTTGCCGCGCCGAAGACGCGATACGCAACTGGTCCGCCTGACCATGAATCGTCACCAACTCCGCTGCGATCGACCCCAGTACGGAACGAGGCACACTACGACCAGACAGCATGCTGCGGGAACGACCGGAGGCAGGAACCTTGCGAGACAGGAACAGTTCTCCGTCTTCAGGTTCGAAACCCGCCTCGTGCGCGGCTGCGACCGCGGCCGGTGACGAAGCGACCTCGAACACGCCCTGCGCCCACGCCTCGCTCGCTCCGACCGACACGCGCCCACCGTCGGAAGGACCGCCGGAAATCAGCCGAATCGCACTGAGCAGCATCGACTTGCCTGCACCCGTCTCACCGGTGATCGCCGTCATACCGCCGGCAGGCGCGATCAGCGCGGAACGGATCGGCCCAAGATTATGAATCTCAAGTTCTTCAAGCATCAGTGTTTTTACTCGTTCGTTTCTTTATCTTCCGGAAACACATGCCCATGATGCACTCCCCCGGTTTTACGCGCCTGCTCGCGCCAACCGACAACAGGAAGATCGAATTTCGTGACCAGACGATTCGTGAACGGCACGCCGGAAAGACGGGCCAGGCGCAATGTGCTCTTCGATTCGCGCACCTCAACCCTAGTGCCCCGCGGCAACGCGCATTGGCGACGGCCATCGCAGCAGATCCAACCATCCGACGTGGAATCCTCAAGGATATCAATGGCGAATGTGGAACCGGAGCCAATAATCAATGGGCGAGCGAACAGGGCGTGGGCGGCCAACGGCACCAACTGCAACGCCTTCACGTTCGGCCACATGATCGGTCCTCCGGCGGAGAACGCGTATGCGGTTGAGCCGGTCGGAGTCGACACGATCACGCCATCGCAGCCGAAGGAGCTCATTTCCACATCATCCACACGAATCGACAGTTCGACCATTTTGCCACGGTCTGCACGCTCCAACGTGATGTCATTCAACGCCCAATCCTCAATCGGCTCGCTTGCTCCCGGCAGCCACACATCGACATGCGCAATCATGCGTTCGTCAATGGAATAATCATGCTCGGCAACCCTGCGGATCGCCTCACTCATCTGGAAGCTTTCAAACTCCGCCAAAAAGCCGACATGTCCCAAGTTCACGCCAAGAATCGGCACACTGGTGCAGTGCACCAGTTCAGCCGCTCGAAGAATGGTGCCATCCCCGCCGAGCACCACCACGATCTCAGTGCGTTCGGAAACCACCGGCGGCTGCTTGCCGAAATCCGGCGCCTCGATATTGTCAATGATCGACACTTCGAAACCGGCCTGGGTCAGCTGCCCGACAGCCTCCTCAACCACCGTGCCACTCTCCCTCAGACGACTATGCGTCACCACCACCGCATGACGGGTACCGAACATCGTTAATCCCTTTCCAGCAAAAGGAAACGCCCTATGGAAAACGCCCATGAAGACGTCACCGACCTCCAGTGTAATCGAACAAATGAACGAAAACCGGCAATGCGCGTCGAAAACATGCCAAAACCCGCGAACACGCCTCAAATCCGTCTCCGATGCAAGCCACGAATCAGGAATGTCAGCCGTCAAATAGCCTGTTAGTCGCACATATGCTTACAATAGCTCACAGGAACGAAGACCGAACATCGTAAGAAAAGGAGAGAGGAACGGCATGTCAAACCTCGTCTTTGACGAGTCCTCCTCCAATCGTGAGGCCTCACATGGCTACGCATGGTGGTTCTCGGGAGATACTTTCGAGAAGGCCATGGCGGAAGACCGCAAGCCACGCAAGCGCGGCCTCACGCGCCGACTCGTCAACCATCCAGGCCGTCTGACCATCTTCTACTTTCTGACGCTCGCGGCGTTGTCCACTACGTTGCTGATGACGCCCATTGCCACGCCGAAAGACGAAACCACCACGTTCACCACCGCGTTCTTCACCGCAGTATCCGCCATTTCCACATGCGGAATCTCCATCGTCAACTCCACCACGCATTGGACCACCTTCGGCCAAGGCGTGCTCATCTTCGCCGTGCAGATGGGTGGCCTTGGCGTCATGACGTTCGCCTCCTTGATCGCATTGGCCGTGAACCACCATCTCAAGGCCACGCAGCGCATGCTGACCGCCAACGAACTCGGCACTACGAAGCTCGGTGAAATCAAAGGCGTGCTCACCGTAGTCATCACCACCGCATTCGTCATCGAAGGCATCACATTCGTCGCATTGTTCCCCGGCCTCTACAAGGTCAACCACGGTAATGTGCGCCACACATTGTGGGAATCGTTGTTCTTCGCGGTCATGGCGTACAACAACGCCGGCTTCACCCCCGACGGCGCCGGTCTGCATGTCAACAACTGGGCGGTCGGCCTGCCGATCCTAGCCAGTGCTTTCTGCGGAACCCTTGGCTTCCCGGTATTGCTGAACCTGATGCGTTCCTGGCGTATGCGTCGTCCTCCGAAGCGTTGGAGCCTGCACACCAAGCTCACACTGACCACCACGTTCTGCATTGTGATCGCCTCGTTCACGTGGTTCCTGCTGATGGAATGGAACAACAAGCTGCTGTTCGCCGGAAACGGCATCGAGCCGCGCCTCTGGCACGCCATGGTCGCGGCCGTCATGCCACGAAGCTCCGGATTTGACCTGTCGTGGATGCCAGGCGTCAGCGACGCAACCAAAGTGTTCCTGTCCATCGTCATGTTCATCGGCGGTGGCAGCACCTCGACCGCAGGCGGCATCCGCGTCACCACGTTCGCGGTGACCCTGCTGACCTGTCGTGCCGCATTCACCGGACGCCACGACATCAACGCATTCCACCGCCGCATCCACACGCAGGCGGTTATGACCGCCGTGGCCGTAAGCACGGCATGTCTCATGCTGGTCACCGTGGTGTCGATGGCGCTGATGATCATCACCGGCTGCTCGCTGTGCGACGCACTGTTCGATACCTGCTCCGCGTTCGGACTGGGTGGCTACTCGGTGGGCGTAGCCAGTGAAAGCAGCCCCACGGTGCTATACATTCTCGCCGCAACCATGTTCATCGGGCGGCTCGGACCGCTCACCATCGCCTACGCGATTTCGCGTCCACACAATCTCGAGGCCGTCCGCTACCCCACCGAGCAGATCGTGGTCGGCTGACGATACGGCTTCATATACTTGCAGTTGCCTGCAATCACACATGAATATAGATTTTTGAAGATGGAATTTCGAAAGGTGCATAACATCATGGCCAACAACACCAGAAGCGTTCTCGTAGTTGGTTTGGGGCGTTTTGGCAGCTCTGTGGCCACCACGCTCGACATGATGGGCCAGGATGTGCTCGCCGTCGACAAAGACGGCGAACTGGTGAACCGTTGGTCTTCGCAGATTCCCACCGTGCAGGCCGACATGACCGATGTGATGGCGTTGGAGCAGATCAACGCATCCGATTTCGACACGGCCGTCGTGGCTATCGGCGACAGCGTCGAAGCTTCCGTCATTACCGCCGGTAATCTGCTCGACGCCGGCATCTCCGACATTTGGGCCAAGTCCGTGTCGAAGGAACACGCCCGCATTCTGCAACGCATCGGCGCACGCCACATCATCAACGCGGAAACCGACGCCGGCAAACGCGTCGGACATCTTGTGTCCGGCAACTATCTTGACTACATCGAGCTTGAAGGCGCATACAACGTCGTCAAAATCCATACCCCCGCGCATGTGGTCGGCTACACCATCGAAGACGCTCGCGTGCATGAACGCTTCGGCATTACCGTGGTCGGCATCAAATCGCCGGGCAAGGAATTCGAATACGGTTCGAAAGAGCTCATCATGCACCGCAACGACGAACTCATCATCATGGGCAAGCAGAATCAAATCGACCGGTTCCTACGCAGCTGACACGCTCTTTCCATATGGAAAAATCCGGAATTTCATAATCATGATTTCCGGTTTTTTTTACTTATCTTATTTGCCTTGATTACACTGCAGACACGGTTCTCTCAACCGGTCGCTGTTTCACTGCATGACCGCGTACAGCAGATATTCGATATTGCCATGCGTGCCTTCAATGGGAGATACTGTTGTGGCGCGCACGTCAAGCCCGTTGCGTTCCGCGCATGCCACGACGGAGGACAGCGCCTGTTCGCGTAATTCCTGGCTTTCGACAATCCCGTTTTTCCCAAGGTTGCCTTTGCCGACCTCGAACTGCGGTTTGACCAGCAGCACGATCTGCGCCTGCGGTGCGGCGATTCTTGCGATCACCGGAATCACATATGTCAGCGAAATAAACGATACGTCGGAAACAATCATTTCCGGACGATACGGCAAATCCTCCGCATACACGTCGCGAATATTGACGCCGCTCATTTCGATAATACGGTCGTCATGCGCGATTTTCGGATCCAATTGCCCATGGCCGACATCCAAAGCGATGACCTGCGCGGCATCATTGCGCAATAGCACGTCGCAGAAACCGCCGGTGGACGCGCCGATATCCAAGCAACGTAATCCTTGCGCGGAACGCAATCCGACGTCGGCGAACCGTTCGAACGCGCCGACAAGCTTGTATGCGCCACGGGAAACGTAGCCGTCTCCCCTATCGGCGGCGATGACGTCATCACCACCGACTTTCGCCGATGCTTTGGTGACGGTGACACCGTTCACACTGACTTTGCCATCCGCGATCAGACGTTGCGCCTTGGAACGACTGTCGGTCAGACCACGTTCCAACAACGCAACGTCAAGACGAACAACCTGAGTGGAATCACTGTTTCGCAATGGTTTTCCAATAATCGGTACGAATTGTTCGTTAGGAAATACGGAATTCCGGAACGATCACGCCACTCACATCTCGCCCGCTGTCGGCCGCGGCCCACATGGCGCAGCATGCGGCACGCAACCCGTCGACGCTGGTGATGTCGGTGACATACAGGCGGTCGCCGTCAACGCGGGCCTTCGCATCGCGGCACAGCCATGCGCCCTCATCATGCACCACTTCAGGAGCGGGCTCGTTCAAGCCCCGCAGATCTTTGGCGATGTAGGTCGGGCGAAGATACGCCGGAGCGAACATGAGTTCGCGCGGATCGGTGACGCCGGTCAACACCGCAAGGGAATCGTACCCGCCCCGATTGCCCGCCTCGATATCGGTGTCGAGACGGTCGCCGATGGCGAGGCACTGTTCCTTGTCCACCGGCTCGCCATCATCATGGGCTGCGAGAATGCGCGCCTCGTCATACATGGCGGATTCCGGCTTGCCTGCGGACGAAACCGGTTCCACACCGGTGGCATTGATCACCGCCATGATCATGGAACCGCATCCCGGCGCGATGCCAAGCTCACGAGGAATGGTCAGATCACGATTGGTCACGAAATAGGTCGCGCCATGCTCAACGGCATAGGCGATTTGGGCCATTTCGTTCCAAGACATGTCGGGATACCATCCTTGGATGGCGGCGACCGGCTGCGCTTCTGCGGAATCGACGACTTCAAGACCTTGCTTGGCCACTTCCTCACGCAGATGCTGGGCGCCAAGCACGAAAACCTTCGAACCTTCAGGCACGGCACGTGCCACCATGCGCGCGGCGACAACCGACGAGGTGATGACCTGCCAGGATTCGACATCCAAATCGAACCCCTTCAGCTGGTCTGCCACCACGGCCTGAAGTCGGGACGAATTGTTGGTGGTGTATTCCACCGCCATGCCCAAGGATTCGGCCTTGCGGATATTCTTGGCAGCATGTTCCACCGGGTTCTTACCACGGTAGACCACGCCGTCAAGATCAAGCAGTGCCAGCGAGTATGCTTCGCTGAGCGGCTGATTCGTGGACTTCAGCATGCGGGCCACGTCACCTCACTTGTTATCTTCGGAGGATTCGGAAGAAGCATCCGAAGACTCTTCGGCCTCTTCAGCCTCACCGTCATCATCGGCGTCATCTTCCGCAGCATCGTCAGCTTCTGCCGGCTCGTCATCGGATTCCGCGCCTGCTTCCGTCTCTTCGGCCTCAAGCTGGGTTTCGTCGTTGGTTTCGCCGTTCTCGTCGATGGCTTCGGATTCGTCTTCCTCATTCTCAGGGTCTTCCGGAGCGTACTGCGCGTCATCTTCGGAAATGCCAAGCACGTCCATGAGTTCGTCGTTCAGCTCCTGCATGTCGTATTCGACAACCAGATCGTCGGAAGTCTCATCATCCTCAACATCGGCGTACTGCAGTTCGAGCTTGTCGAGCAGACGATCCAATGCGATGGCCTCATCGGTACGGCCGGCCTCTTCAAGGAAATACTGTTCGGCCTGCACCGCACGCATGCGGTATTCGCCGGCCAATCCCTTGGAACGGCCCAGCGTGTGCACGATCTCGATGGCCTTGTCCCACATCTTCAGATCGCCCAGAGCGCCAGCGTACACCAAGAACATTTCAGCCTTGGCTTCACCGCGCAGATACTTGGCGTCGTCGCTCACAGCCACTTCGATGGCCTTCTTCGGCTCGCCCACGCCACGCTCGCAGTCGGCGATGAACGGCAGATAATCCAGGAAACCGTTCATACGGAACGCGGTGCGGAACTCACGCAAGGCAAGCTTGTAATCACCCTGACGGTATGCCACGAAGGCGAGTGTCTCGCGGGCGAAATCGATGCGGGAAGCCTGGCGGGCCACCCACTTGGCATGTTCGAGGGCCAGCTCCGGGTTGCTCTCCTCAAGCGTGTACGCGGCAAGAATGTGCAGACCAATGTTTTCCGCATGTTCCTTCGACAGGCCACGCAGGCGTTCGCGATCGTCGGTGGTGAGCATACGCCATTCGATGCCCTTCGGCATCTTCGGCTCATCAGGACGACGATGCGTGTACGGGTTCTGCGAGGGGAAGCTCACCGTGCCATCGGAATTGCGGCGCGGCTTGGCCATGTACTCGCCACGCTTCTCCTCACGGTAGGCCATCTTCTCTTCGCGGGTGAACTCACGACGCTCCTCGCCCTGCTGCTGGTCGCGATCCTTGTGGAAGTCACGGCGCTGATCGTCACGACGGAAATCCTTACGATCGCCATCACGGAAATTACGGCGTCCGCCATCACGACGATCATTGCCACGGTGGTCGTCACGACGGAAGTTACGACGATCACCATCACGATGGAAATCACGGCGATCATTATCGCGGTGGAAGTTACGACGGTCGCCATCTTCACGACGGAAGTTACGACGGTCGCCGTCACGGTGGAAGTCTTTACGGTTTCCGTCACGTCGATCGTCACGACGGAAACCGGAACGCTCGCCATCGCGCTGATAGCGAGGATTGTCTCCACGACCGCCACGATAATCGCGATGATCGTCACGACGCTCGCCGTCACGGTTGAACTTGCGCGGACCGTTATGGAAGCGACGCTCCTGGCCTTCCCCCTCACCGTCACGACGGAAATCGCGGTCGCGGTGGAAATTGCCGCCATTGCCCTTGCGGTATCCGCCCTTATGATCGTCGTTGTGGAAGCCGCCGGACTTGTGGCCGTAGGACTTGCCGCCATTGCCACGCGGCTTGAATCCCTTGCCGCCGCGATCGCCCGGCTTGCCCGAGCCGTAGGACTTGTGGTTGCCGTAGGACTTGCCGCGCGATCCGCGCTGTTCTTCTGCCATGCTGTTCCTTATATTCCTTGTATTCCTTGAAAATGGTCTTCGTTTGTTCTTTGCTTACGTTTGTTTACGCCGCTCGCGATTGCCTCACACGTTTTCGACGACGCCGAGGGCCTTCTTGCCGCGACGAATCAATGCGAAACGTCCATGCAGGAAGTCATTTTCGTTCAAAACCTGCTCTTCGTCTTTAACACGGGCGTTGTTCAGATACACGCCGCCAGCCTTAATCGTCTTGCGCGCTTCGGAAATCGACTTGAACAGTCCGGCCTTCATGCCGGCTTCCGCCACACGGTCGCCCACCGCGGCCTTGGCGAACTCGCCGTCGATCTTCACGCCGTCAAGAGCAGCTTCGAGCGTGGACTCGTCAACGCCCGCAAGATCGCCGCCACGGCCGAACAGCGCACCGGCGGCCTCGATGGCCTGTCGGGTGGCTTCCTCACCATGAACCAGGCTGGTGACCTCCCAAGCCAAGGTGCGTTGCGCCTCACGCGCGCCCGGATTGGTCTTGCTTTCCTCCACAAGACGTTCGATCTCCGCCTTCGGCAAGAACGTGAACACCTTCAGCAGGTTCTCCATCTCGCTGTCAGGGCGGTTGAACCAGAACTGGTAGAACTTGTACGGGCTCAGCATAGTGCCGTCAAGCCAGACGGCGTTGCCTTCGGACTTGCCGAACTTCTTACCCTGAGCGTCGGTGATAATCGGGCTGGTGAACACGTTCACATCCACGCCACGTACCTTGTGGATCAGGTCAAGACCGGACGTGAGGTTGCCCCACTGGTCGGATCCGCCAAGCTCAAGCACGCAATGGTATTCGTCGAACAGGTGCAGGAAGTCGTTGCCCTGCAGCACCTGGTAGCTGAACTCGGTGAATGAAATGCCATCTTCAGAATTCAGCCGACGGGCAACGGTGTCTTTGGCGAGCATGGTACCCAAACGGAAGTTCTTGCCGACGTCACGCAGGAAGTCGATGACGTTCATGGAGGCGATCCAATCGTAATTGGACACGAAACGGACCGGATTGCTGCCTTCCACTTCGAGAATGCCGCCGATCTGCGCCTTCAGACGCTCGGCCCAACCAGCCACGACGTCTTTCGGATTGAGCGTACGTTCGCCCGATTGGCGAGGATCGCCGATCAAGCCGGTGGCGCCGCCGACCAGGGCAATCGGATGATGGCCTGCTGCCTGAAGGTGACGCATGTTGATGAGCTGCACCAGATTGCCGATATGCAGAGAGGCAGCGGTCGGATCGAAACCGCAATAATAGGAAATGGGATCTCCGTTCAACGCTTCGGCGAGTCGATCCCTGTCAGTGGACTGGGAAATCAACCCGCGCCATTCCAGTTCATCGAGGACGGACTCGAAACCGGCCTCCTTGAAATCGATGACGTGAGCCATAGCTGTGTTTTCTCCCTATTGAATTGCGGATGATACTGCGTTTTACGCACCCTACAGTTTCGCAGAAGATGAAGACAGGCGCACGCGGTGTTTCCCCATCATCCACCAACCATCGTGCATACAGGTAAAGTTAGAAGGAGCATCCCCATATCAAGAAGGGAGATACCTGCATGGACCGC
This window of the Bifidobacterium pseudocatenulatum DSM 20438 = JCM 1200 = LMG 10505 genome carries:
- a CDS encoding potassium channel family protein; translation: MANNTRSVLVVGLGRFGSSVATTLDMMGQDVLAVDKDGELVNRWSSQIPTVQADMTDVMALEQINASDFDTAVVAIGDSVEASVITAGNLLDAGISDIWAKSVSKEHARILQRIGARHIINAETDAGKRVGHLVSGNYLDYIELEGAYNVVKIHTPAHVVGYTIEDARVHERFGITVVGIKSPGKEFEYGSKELIMHRNDELIIMGKQNQIDRFLRS
- a CDS encoding TlyA family RNA methyltransferase; this encodes MRNSDSTQVVRLDVALLERGLTDSRSKAQRLIADGKVSVNGVTVTKASAKVGGDDVIAADRGDGYVSRGAYKLVGAFERFADVGLRSAQGLRCLDIGASTGGFCDVLLRNDAAQVIALDVGHGQLDPKIAHDDRIIEMSGVNIRDVYAEDLPYRPEMIVSDVSFISLTYVIPVIARIAAPQAQIVLLVKPQFEVGKGNLGKNGIVESQELREQALSSVVACAERNGLDVRATTVSPIEGTHGNIEYLLYAVMQ
- a CDS encoding HAD-IIA family hydrolase, with product MLKSTNQPLSEAYSLALLDLDGVVYRGKNPVEHAAKNIRKAESLGMAVEYTTNNSSRLQAVVADQLKGFDLDVESWQVITSSVVAARMVARAVPEGSKVFVLGAQHLREEVAKQGLEVVDSAEAQPVAAIQGWYPDMSWNEMAQIAYAVEHGATYFVTNRDLTIPRELGIAPGCGSMIMAVINATGVEPVSSAGKPESAMYDEARILAAHDDGEPVDKEQCLAIGDRLDTDIEAGNRGGYDSLAVLTGVTDPRELMFAPAYLRPTYIAKDLRGLNEPAPEVVHDEGAWLCRDAKARVDGDRLYVTDITSVDGLRAACCAMWAAADSGRDVSGVIVPEFRIS
- a CDS encoding tetratricopeptide repeat protein is translated as MAEEQRGSRGKSYGNHKSYGSGKPGDRGGKGFKPRGNGGKSYGHKSGGFHNDDHKGGYRKGNGGNFHRDRDFRRDGEGEGQERRFHNGPRKFNRDGERRDDHRDYRGGRGDNPRYQRDGERSGFRRDDRRDGNRKDFHRDGDRRNFRREDGDRRNFHRDNDRRDFHRDGDRRNFRRDDHRGNDRRDGGRRNFRDGDRKDFRRDDQRRDFHKDRDQQQGEERREFTREEKMAYREEKRGEYMAKPRRNSDGTVSFPSQNPYTHRRPDEPKMPKGIEWRMLTTDDRERLRGLSKEHAENIGLHILAAYTLEESNPELALEHAKWVARQASRIDFARETLAFVAYRQGDYKLALREFRTAFRMNGFLDYLPFIADCERGVGEPKKAIEVAVSDDAKYLRGEAKAEMFLVYAGALGDLKMWDKAIEIVHTLGRSKGLAGEYRMRAVQAEQYFLEEAGRTDEAIALDRLLDKLELQYADVEDDETSDDLVVEYDMQELNDELMDVLGISEDDAQYAPEDPENEEDESEAIDENGETNDETQLEAEETEAGAESDDEPAEADDAAEDDADDDGEAEEAEESSDASSESSEDNK
- the tyrS gene encoding tyrosine--tRNA ligase, producing the protein MAHVIDFKEAGFESVLDELEWRGLISQSTDRDRLAEALNGDPISYYCGFDPTAASLHIGNLVQLINMRHLQAAGHHPIALVGGATGLIGDPRQSGERTLNPKDVVAGWAERLKAQIGGILEVEGSNPVRFVSNYDWIASMNVIDFLRDVGKNFRLGTMLAKDTVARRLNSEDGISFTEFSYQVLQGNDFLHLFDEYHCVLELGGSDQWGNLTSGLDLIHKVRGVDVNVFTSPIITDAQGKKFGKSEGNAVWLDGTMLSPYKFYQFWFNRPDSEMENLLKVFTFLPKAEIERLVEESKTNPGAREAQRTLAWEVTSLVHGEEATRQAIEAAGALFGRGGDLAGVDESTLEAALDGVKIDGEFAKAAVGDRVAEAGMKAGLFKSISEARKTIKAGGVYLNNARVKDEEQVLNENDFLHGRFALIRRGKKALGVVENV